CGTCGAGGTGATGGTTGTCCACGAAGGCGATGAGGCCGAAGTGCGAATCCTTCGCCAGCGCGTTCGAGGCCGTGACCACGGCATCGATCTCGCGCTCGAGCTTGTCGAGGACGAAGTCCATCGAGCTCGAGACGTCCAGCACGAAGACCACGTCGATGGTCTCGGTGCAGACCGACCGCTCCGGGGCGGGGCCGCTCGGCAGATCGCCCCAGGCCTGCGCGTCGGCCACCGCCGCGTCGGGAGCGACGGGGGGCGGCCCGTCGACGAAGATCGCCTCCTTGGTGACGCAGCCGGTGAAAAGCAAGGCGGCGAGAAGCCACGACGTCCGACCCGGGTTGTGCATGGCCGGCACTATGGCGCAGCGGGCTGCGCGTTGGCAACGGCCAGGGAGAAGCGCCCGCGGGGCTCGTATCTCCAAAATGTGTCTGCGACAAGCGGCCGGCACGAGGCCCCAAGGGAAGGTAGCCGGAGCCAAACGCCGGCGGCCGGGGGCCTGAAGGAAGGGAGCGAGGCATGCACCTGAGAGGACAAGGAGTGGTAATCGTGGTCGCTTTGGCCCTGGCGGGGGCGGCCAGGGCGCAGCCGGCAGGTCGTGCCGCGAGCCCCTCCGCCGCCGCGGTTCGTCCCCCCGGTGCGGAGCTGGAGGCCGCACGGGCCGCGCGGGCTATCCGGGACGACCCGGAGAGCCGGCTCGCGCTCCTCGGGGCGCTCTTTCCGCTCACGGGCCCCACCGCCGCGCGCCACGCGGGCCTCAACGCCCCGGCGCTCCGGCGCGAGCTGCGGGCCGTCGCGGAGGAGGTGCTGCGACGCGACGCGAGCGAGTTTCCGAGCTGCACCGCTGTCGCCGCGTCGGCGATCAAGCTCGGGGACAAGGAGCTGCTCGGCCGCGCGGTGGCGGCCCTGAGCCAGCTCCGCCCCGACGCCATGCTGACGCACCTCTACGGCGGGATCCACGCCTCCGCGATGGAGGACTGGGAGCGGGCGGAGCGCGAGATCCGTCGCGCGCAGGCCCTCGGCTTTCCCGCGTCGGAGGCGGAGCGCATCCTGGCCGAGTCGGGGATCGGGGCCAAGGCGCGGAACTGGCGCTACGCGCGCTACGTCGGCCTCACCGCGGCGGGGTGGGCCGGCGGGCTCGTGCTCCTGCTCCTCGTCGGCGTCGTGCTGTCGCGCCTCACTCTGCGCGCGGTCGCGCTCGCCAGCCCCGAGGCCACCACGACTCCCTCGGCCGGCATGCGACGCGTGCGCAAGGCCTACGCCGCGGTCCTCGGCGTCACCTCCTTCTACTTCTATCTGTCGCTGCCGATGGTGCTGCTGCTGGTCATCGGGGCGGGCGGTGGCATCATCTACGGCTTCGTGGCCCTCGGACGCATCCCGATCAAGCTCGTCGCGGTGGTGGCGATACTCACGGTCATCACGCTGTGGGCCATGCTGAAGAGCCTCTTCGCGCGCGTCCGCGACGAGGACCCGGGGGAGCGCCTGGAAGAGGCGCAGGCCCCTGCCCTCTTCGCCATGCTGCGCGAGCTGGCCCAGACCATCGGCACGCGCCCCGTGGATGCCGTCTATCTGGTCCCCGACGCGTCGGTGGCCGTCTTCGAGCGCGGCTCGTTCTGGAAGCGCATGTCCGGGCAGACGCAGCGCTGCCTGATCCTGGGGCTCGGCGCGCTCGACGGCCTGACCGCGACCCAGCTCCGGGCGATCCTCGCGCACGAGTACGGCCACTTCTCGAACCGGGACACGGCCGGTGGCGGGCTGGCGCTGCACGTCCGTCGCACGATCCTGGCCAGCGCAGAGG
The window above is part of the Deltaproteobacteria bacterium genome. Proteins encoded here:
- a CDS encoding M48 family metalloprotease, producing MVALALAGAARAQPAGRAASPSAAAVRPPGAELEAARAARAIRDDPESRLALLGALFPLTGPTAARHAGLNAPALRRELRAVAEEVLRRDASEFPSCTAVAASAIKLGDKELLGRAVAALSQLRPDAMLTHLYGGIHASAMEDWERAEREIRRAQALGFPASEAERILAESGIGAKARNWRYARYVGLTAAGWAGGLVLLLLVGVVLSRLTLRAVALASPEATTTPSAGMRRVRKAYAAVLGVTSFYFYLSLPMVLLLVIGAGGGIIYGFVALGRIPIKLVAVVAILTVITLWAMLKSLFARVRDEDPGERLEEAQAPALFAMLRELAQTIGTRPVDAVYLVPDASVAVFERGSFWKRMSGQTQRCLILGLGALDGLTATQLRAILAHEYGHFSNRDTAGGGLALHVRRTILASAEGMARGGAATWFNPAWLFLNAFHRIYLRVSHGASRLQEVLADRWAALTCGAKAFGDGLRAVIRRSIEFDLRTNHEIEQAIAEARPIRNLYRLSAPDAASIVATRSAETSPTNTAADAAGESPEATLPAASFEDQVEAAFAEAMEHAGSAYDSHPPPAQRIAWVERLTSAPTIEDDGASAWSLLAAPEEVQERMTKLVSDRVQLALSLRAAFDASQAGSAAAS